In Elusimicrobiota bacterium, the following are encoded in one genomic region:
- a CDS encoding ATP-binding cassette domain-containing protein, with the protein MRGALFGLQHACLGYGQHPVLKGVDFAVESGSFVGVLGYNGSGKTTMLKTVLGLLPCLKGRVLHRGPARFGYVPQKEKLDPLYPLTAYDVAALGTCRGLELFSGLRAASRRPAVETCLAECGALEFSARRYSDLSGGQRQRVLIARALAAGPEILALDEPLSGIDISTQAALIALLKALKEKRGLTVLMVSHRVQAEKELFTHIVWCEDGKAVMGPAREMLSGGRIGQVFQSEL; encoded by the coding sequence TTGAGGGGGGCTCTTTTTGGCCTCCAGCATGCTTGCTTGGGCTACGGCCAGCACCCGGTGCTCAAGGGCGTGGATTTCGCGGTGGAGTCTGGCTCGTTCGTGGGCGTGCTGGGCTACAACGGCTCCGGAAAGACCACCATGCTCAAAACCGTCCTGGGGCTTCTCCCGTGTCTCAAGGGCCGCGTCCTTCACCGCGGCCCGGCCCGCTTCGGCTACGTTCCCCAAAAGGAGAAGCTCGATCCCCTGTATCCATTGACCGCCTACGACGTGGCGGCCTTGGGAACGTGCCGGGGGCTCGAGCTTTTCTCGGGACTCAGGGCCGCGTCGCGCCGGCCCGCGGTCGAGACGTGTCTGGCGGAATGCGGGGCCTTGGAGTTCTCCGCTCGGCGCTACAGCGACCTTTCCGGCGGCCAAAGGCAGAGGGTGCTCATCGCCCGAGCCCTGGCCGCGGGGCCGGAGATATTGGCTTTGGACGAGCCCTTGTCCGGGATTGACATCTCCACCCAGGCGGCCCTCATAGCACTTCTCAAGGCTCTCAAGGAGAAGCGGGGGCTTACGGTCCTAATGGTGAGCCATCGCGTCCAGGCGGAGAAGGAACTGTTCACGCACATCGTATGGTGCGAGGACGGCAAAGCCGTCATGGGGCCGGCCCGAGAGATGCTTTCCGGAGGCAGGATCGGCCAGGTTTTCCAATCGGAATTATGA
- a CDS encoding zinc ABC transporter substrate-binding protein, with amino-acid sequence MKTLVLAVVLLACPGFQAQARKILVVATTPELVDMTKSVGGDLVEVSGIARGAEDIHQVVMRPSFATKLNRADAVVYMGLTIEHSFLPGLLAVAANPRMASDWVRTCAGEGCIDCSEGVSVLEKPQTVSRAEGEIHPQGNPHYNLEPSQGPRMARVIAKGLSRIAPERAAEFQNNLKSYLAELEPKIEEWRRRAAPLKGLKAVSYHKDTAYLGRFTGIDFVDTVELKPGIAPTGQHIEALVKRMKEEDIKLIVREQQYAPKTCDRLAEMTGARVAVIGTMANALPGTETFAKFSEHNLNALLKATEGRP; translated from the coding sequence ATGAAAACACTTGTTTTGGCCGTCGTTTTGCTGGCGTGCCCCGGGTTTCAGGCGCAGGCCCGGAAGATATTGGTGGTCGCCACCACGCCCGAGCTCGTGGACATGACGAAAAGTGTCGGGGGCGATTTGGTCGAGGTCTCGGGCATCGCCCGTGGCGCCGAGGACATCCATCAGGTAGTGATGCGCCCGAGCTTTGCGACCAAGCTCAACCGGGCCGACGCCGTGGTCTATATGGGTCTCACGATAGAGCATTCCTTCCTCCCCGGCCTGCTGGCCGTGGCCGCCAACCCGCGCATGGCCTCGGACTGGGTCAGGACCTGCGCCGGAGAGGGCTGCATTGACTGCTCGGAGGGCGTGAGCGTTCTCGAGAAGCCGCAGACCGTGAGCCGGGCCGAGGGAGAGATCCATCCCCAGGGAAATCCCCATTACAACCTCGAGCCGTCCCAAGGGCCCCGCATGGCCCGAGTCATCGCCAAGGGCTTGTCGCGCATCGCGCCGGAGCGCGCCGCGGAGTTCCAGAATAATCTAAAATCCTACCTGGCCGAGCTCGAGCCAAAGATCGAGGAATGGCGGCGGCGGGCAGCGCCCCTCAAGGGCCTCAAGGCCGTCTCCTACCATAAGGACACGGCCTACCTGGGCCGATTCACCGGCATTGACTTCGTGGACACCGTTGAGCTCAAGCCGGGAATAGCGCCCACGGGCCAGCACATCGAGGCCTTGGTCAAGCGCATGAAAGAGGAGGACATCAAGCTGATCGTGAGAGAACAGCAGTACGCCCCCAAAACCTGCGACCGCCTTGCGGAAATGACGGGAGCGCGAGTGGCCGTCATCGGCACTATGGCCAACGCCCTACCCGGCACGGAGACTTTCGCTAAATTCTCGGAGCATAACTTGAACGCCTTGCTCAAGGCGACCGAGGGGCGGCCTTGA
- a CDS encoding metal ABC transporter permease has translation MIEILKPGFLLHHALYGSLVMGFVCPLVGVYFLLRRLVFWGVALPQVSAAGIAFAFLLQGLGVHWLAGGEADERHLAIIASFVFTGAAILILAALERRGHGVSEGHLGALYALAGASSVLFVAWNAAGETEIMGLLKGEIISLSERDFHAMLNASAVIAACLFLFQKEFLLVSYDRDMAVTLGRRVAAWENLLYLLVGLTISLGVMTVGPLVVFGFLAVPPMAALPWARGMGSFSLLASLCGGASAFLGFYLSYVYDLPLGPVIVCAACAMMILSRGLSALARKA, from the coding sequence ATGATTGAGATATTGAAACCCGGCTTTCTCCTCCACCACGCGCTTTACGGCAGCCTGGTGATGGGTTTTGTCTGTCCTTTGGTGGGAGTTTACTTTCTTTTGCGCCGGCTGGTTTTTTGGGGCGTGGCCCTGCCCCAGGTCTCGGCCGCGGGCATTGCCTTTGCCTTCCTGCTTCAAGGCCTGGGCGTTCATTGGCTCGCCGGAGGCGAGGCCGACGAGCGGCATTTGGCCATCATCGCCTCCTTCGTTTTTACCGGAGCCGCGATCCTGATCTTGGCGGCGCTCGAGAGGCGCGGGCATGGAGTCTCGGAGGGGCATTTGGGCGCGTTGTACGCCTTGGCCGGAGCGAGCTCCGTTCTTTTCGTGGCCTGGAACGCGGCGGGAGAGACCGAGATCATGGGCCTTCTCAAGGGGGAAATCATTTCTCTTTCGGAGCGCGATTTTCATGCCATGCTCAACGCCTCGGCCGTCATCGCCGCCTGCTTATTCCTTTTTCAAAAAGAGTTTCTTCTCGTTTCCTACGACAGGGACATGGCGGTCACCTTGGGGCGCCGCGTCGCGGCCTGGGAGAACCTCCTCTATCTGCTGGTGGGCCTCACCATTTCTTTGGGAGTCATGACCGTGGGGCCCCTGGTGGTCTTCGGCTTTTTAGCCGTCCCCCCCATGGCGGCCCTGCCCTGGGCCAGGGGCATGGGCTCCTTCTCGCTCCTGGCCTCTCTCTGCGGGGGGGCCAGCGCCTTCCTCGGCTTCTACCTGTCCTATGTTTATGATCTCCCTCTCGGTCCGGTGATCGTCTGCGCCGCTTGCGCCATGATGATATTGTCCAGGGGCTTGAGCGCTCTCGCGCGCAAGGCCTGA
- a CDS encoding tetratricopeptide repeat protein — protein MPSREKGMFQAGMGLWAILFLGAYSLSFWIPFLYDDQGIMLKHPLIIGPWPGINAILATPLTRGGEYEPLNVLLHWFLRRFAGEHVFLYRLSSLLLHGANAFLLYRLSRRLFEIAGSPARQAFWSAWAVATLFSLFPAHAEIMAVSSFKKHLAVGFFGLVMLNVQVEDGLSNAARCLIAGAALSAALLFKESAAALPFLAGLLSSLHFSRRKFLEECAFLAGLVIISLAYASARFLLVPRVLAPLTPGGALAHGLTSLKIGLWSLGQLFWPSSLCLEHSLAAVRSPFSWEGWLLAAATVGLAYGIIRLRRFDRLACCGALWALAALTPFLNLVPFLNYSLVADRYLYLASAGFLLMTVRLFLLFSRAARSLAALGWLLLAGLYSALSAAHLKRFTDPWDLWSHALACAPDNPRPHAQMAYLYLKRMRYAEAAREFEAALRLEPSARPLFYLDLGLAYAESGEVAEAIAVTRAGNARKPNPEALNNLGIFHQRQGDLPEALRALREAARLDSLNPGIRLNLGGVLLESGLFKEAEENLYLAAREAALKPKALALLGELAVKKGQPERAMALFEESLGLESSSWPSTASLARLYMRRRGSDKARALMDVFISRLGDGLAELRLNGDPKDGPQGRYLEELYRKALKERREILRGRG, from the coding sequence ATGCCGTCCAGGGAGAAGGGCATGTTCCAGGCGGGCATGGGGCTGTGGGCTATTCTCTTCCTTGGAGCGTATAGTCTTTCTTTCTGGATACCATTTCTCTACGACGATCAAGGCATCATGCTGAAGCACCCTTTGATCATAGGCCCTTGGCCGGGAATCAATGCCATCCTCGCGACTCCCCTCACCAGAGGGGGGGAGTACGAGCCTTTGAACGTGCTTCTGCACTGGTTTTTGCGCCGTTTCGCAGGAGAGCATGTCTTTTTGTACCGCTTGAGCAGCCTGCTCCTTCACGGGGCCAACGCCTTCCTGCTGTATCGCCTCTCTCGGCGCCTTTTTGAGATTGCGGGAAGCCCCGCTCGGCAAGCTTTCTGGTCCGCCTGGGCCGTAGCGACCCTCTTCTCCCTTTTCCCGGCTCACGCGGAAATAATGGCCGTCTCTTCCTTCAAGAAGCATTTGGCGGTGGGTTTTTTCGGGCTGGTCATGCTCAACGTCCAGGTGGAGGACGGCCTCTCCAACGCGGCGCGCTGCCTGATCGCGGGAGCGGCGCTTTCGGCGGCGCTTTTGTTTAAAGAAAGCGCCGCTGCTCTGCCATTTTTGGCGGGGCTGCTCAGCTCTCTCCATTTTTCGCGTAGAAAATTTTTAGAAGAATGCGCATTTCTTGCAGGACTTGTGATTATCAGCCTGGCCTATGCTTCAGCTCGGTTTCTTCTAGTGCCGAGGGTTCTAGCGCCCTTGACCCCGGGAGGGGCCCTGGCCCACGGGCTTACGAGCCTCAAGATAGGCCTCTGGTCCTTGGGACAGCTGTTCTGGCCTTCGAGCCTCTGCTTGGAGCACTCCCTGGCTGCGGTGCGCTCGCCTTTTTCATGGGAGGGATGGCTGCTCGCCGCGGCCACGGTCGGGCTGGCTTATGGAATCATTCGGCTCCGCCGCTTCGACCGCTTGGCCTGCTGCGGGGCCCTTTGGGCCTTGGCGGCGCTGACACCCTTTCTCAACCTGGTTCCGTTTCTCAACTACAGCCTGGTTGCCGACCGCTATCTCTACCTCGCAAGCGCGGGTTTTCTTCTCATGACGGTGAGGCTTTTTCTCCTTTTCTCCCGAGCCGCCCGAAGCCTCGCGGCGCTCGGGTGGCTTCTTCTTGCGGGCCTTTACAGCGCTTTGAGCGCGGCGCATTTGAAGCGCTTCACCGATCCCTGGGACTTGTGGTCCCATGCCCTGGCTTGCGCCCCGGACAATCCCCGTCCGCATGCCCAGATGGCGTATCTTTATCTCAAGCGCATGAGATACGCCGAGGCGGCCCGGGAGTTCGAGGCGGCTTTGCGCCTGGAGCCTTCGGCGCGGCCCTTGTTCTACCTGGATTTGGGTCTGGCCTACGCTGAGAGCGGCGAAGTGGCGGAGGCCATCGCCGTGACCCGGGCGGGGAACGCCCGCAAGCCCAATCCCGAGGCCTTGAACAATTTGGGGATATTCCACCAGCGTCAAGGGGATCTCCCCGAGGCCCTCCGGGCCTTGCGGGAAGCCGCGCGCCTCGACTCTTTAAATCCCGGGATCCGCTTGAACCTTGGCGGCGTCCTCCTGGAGTCGGGGCTGTTCAAGGAGGCCGAGGAGAACCTGTATCTTGCCGCCCGGGAGGCCGCCCTCAAGCCCAAGGCCCTGGCGCTCTTGGGGGAGCTGGCCGTAAAAAAGGGTCAGCCCGAGCGGGCCATGGCCCTCTTCGAGGAGTCCTTGGGGCTCGAGTCCTCCTCCTGGCCTTCCACGGCGAGCCTGGCCAGGCTCTACATGAGGCGCCGGGGCTCGGATAAGGCCCGGGCCCTCATGGATGTCTTTATCTCCCGCCTGGGGGATGGATTGGCGGAGCTGCGTCTGAACGGCGATCCGAAGGACGGCCCGCAGGGACGGTACTTGGAGGAGCTCTACCGCAAGGCTCTCAAAGAGAGGCGGGAGATTTTACGCGGAAGGGGGTAG